From a single Brassica rapa cultivar Chiifu-401-42 chromosome A01, CAAS_Brap_v3.01, whole genome shotgun sequence genomic region:
- the LOC103869019 gene encoding protein MICRORCHIDIA 1 isoform X2: MAKRTVADVVLLSDSDDEDIGVVRRGGGGGAFRRRSASLMENRQVSSAIADTTVTRRETLECRSFWKAGDNFVIPRAVTPTAPGMLEHARVHPKFLHSNATSHKWAFGAIAELLDNAVDENGATFVKIDKIDIAKDNSPALVFQDDGAGMDPDGIRKCMSLGYSSKKSNTTIGQYGNGFKTSTMRLGADAIVFTRSTRGGKSTQSIGLLSYTFLRRTGQDDVVVPMIDIDISSDLPQPIIYGTPEDWSTNLNILLKWSPFSTEDELLQQFEDIGTHGTKVMIYNLWLNDEGVYELSFDDEDEDIRLRDENALTRKGVVAVTLELRSHISYRFRYSLKAYISMLYLKKFKNFKIILRGIPVEQFNIADELRYPETIMYKPHAAAVGYAVTEIKVGFVKEAPKLPVCGFNVYHKNRLIMPFWRVTLSGSTSGNGVVGVLEANFIEPAHDKQDFERSSLFQRLEARLKKITLDYWKSRSEAVGYHPDSRAHKLKRTATPDQPPGDDTFNPSPFPSDKISQGGPLIREISLSKGTSSRAHKSKRTATPDQPPREDTFNPSPLPSDKTSQGGLIIREISFSKGTSSRTVALPPPHMRNFTGVRSNFQPVQLNPQPVQLNPQPVQLNTQPVQLNPQPVQLNPQPAATESGDNLGGETAYKLSEENIQLFLECEEYAKKETEMEQMVRNLEKELEEAKSKYALLARLVNAKKMELQQV, translated from the exons ATGGCGAAACGTACAGTCGCTGACGTCGTACTTCTCAGTGACAGTGACGACGAAGACATCGGAGTAGTCcgacgaggaggaggaggaggagcgtTTCGGAGGAGATCGGCGTCACTGATGGAGAATCGTCAAGTTTCGAGTGCGATCGCCGATACGACGGTGACTCGTCGAGAAACCCTAGAATGCCGGAGCTTCTGGAAAGCCGGAGATAACTTTGTGATTCCGAGAGCTGTTACTCCTACAGCTCCAGGTATGCTTGAGCATGCTCGTGTTCATCCCAAGTTCCTTCACTCTAATGCCACGTCACACAAATGGGCCTTTGGAG CAATCGCTGAGCTACTTGATAATGCTGTTGATGAG AACGGTGCTACTTTTGTCAAGATCGATAAGATTGACATTGCTAAAGATAACTCACCAGCTTTAGTTTTCCAAG ATGATGGAGCCGGGATGGATCCTGATGGGATTAGAAAATGCATGAGCTTAGGCTACTCATCGAAGAAGTCTAATACAACGATTGGACAGT ATGGAAATGGTTTCAAGACAAGTACTATGAGACTCGGAGCTGATGCCATCGTTTTCACTCGCTCAACTCGTGGAGG CAAATCAACCCAGAGCATCGGCCTTCTGTCTTACACGTTCCTCAGGAGAACTGGTCAGGATGATGTGGTTGTTCCTATG ATTGATATTGATATATCCAGTGATCTCCCCCAACCAATTATTTATGGCACTCCCGAAGATTGGTCTACCAACCTTAACATTCTTCTCAAGTGGTCTCCGTTTTCAACAGAGGATGAACTTTTGCAGCAG TTCGAGGATATTGGGACACATGGAACGAAAGTAATGATATACAACTTGTGGCTTAATGATGAAGGAGTATATGAACTGAGTTTTGACGACGAAGATGAG GACATACGGCTCCGAGATGAAAATGCCCTCACCAGGAAAGGGGTTGTCGCTGTGACATTAGAACTAAGATCTCATATCTCATACCGTTTCCGATATTCTCTAAAG GCTTACATATCCATGTTGTATCTCAAAAAGttcaaaaacttcaaaattattctCCGGGGAATCCCTGTGGAGCAATTCAACATTGCTGATGAACTCAGATATCCTGAGACTATAATGTACAAACCTCATGCAGCTGCAGTGGGATAT GCTGTCACTGAAATTAAAGTTGGATTCGTCAAGGAGGCACCTAAACTTCCAGTATGTGGTTTCAATGTCTATCACAAAAACCGTCTCATCATG CCTTTCTGGAGGGTCACTCTGAGCGGTTCGACTAGCGGAAACGGTGTTGTCG GAGTTCTTGAAGCAAACTTCATAGAACCCGCTCACGATAAGCAAGATTTTGAGAGGTCTTCTCTATTCCAGCGGCTGGAGGCGAGGTTGAAAAAGATTACACTAGATTACTg GAAAAGCCGCAGCGAGGCTGTTGGATACCATCCTGACTCACGTGCACACAAGTTGAAGAGGACAGCAACACCTGATCAACCGCCTGGTGACGATACATTCAACCCTTCACCTTTCCCTTCTGACAAAATTAGTCAGGGTGGTCCGCTAATCCGTGAAATCAGTCTTAGTAAAGGCACTTCTAGCCGTGCACATAAGTCGAAGAGGACAGCAACACCTGATCAACCGCCTAGAGAAGATACATTCAATCCTTCACCTTTGCCTTCTGATAAAACTAGTCAAGGTGGTCTGATAATACGTGAAATCAGCTTTAGTAAAGGCACTTCTAGCCGTACAGTTGCTCTTCCACCGCCACATATGAGAAATTTCACGGGTGTAAGAAGTAACTTCCAACCTGTGCAGCTCAATCCTCAACCAGTGCAGCTTAATCCTCAGCCTGTGCAGCTTAATACTCAACCTGTGCAGCTCAATCCTCAACCTGTGCAGCTCAATCCTCAACCTGCAGCTACT GAATCTGGAGACAACCTTGGTGGCGAGACAGCGTATAAGCTAAGCGAAGAGAACATACAACTGTTCCTGGA GTGCGAGGAATATGCAAAGAAAGAGACAGAAATGGAACAGATG GTAAGGAACTTAGAAAAGGAACTGGAAGAAGCCAAAAGTAAATATGCACTACTTGCTCGGCTTGTCAATGCTAAGAAGATGGAGCTCCAACAAGTTTAG
- the LOC103869019 gene encoding protein MICRORCHIDIA 2 isoform X3, whose amino-acid sequence MAKRTVADVVLLSDSDDEDIGVVRRGGGGGAFRRRSASLMENRQVSSAIADTTVTRRETLECRSFWKAGDNFVIPRAVTPTAPGMLEHARVHPKFLHSNATSHKWAFGAIAELLDNAVDEIQNGATFVKIDKIDIAKNNSPALVFQDDGAGMDPNGIRKCMSLGYSSKKSNTTIGQYGNGFKTSTMRLGADAIVFSRSTRSGKATQSVGLLSYTFLRRTGQDDVIVPMIDIDISKERPQPIIYGSSEDWSTNLDILLKWSPFSTKDELFQQFDDIGTHGTKVIIYNLWLNDEGIYELSFDDDDEDIRLRDESVHDGKRVHAKELERRSHISYHLRYSLRAYTSMLYLEKFKNFKIILRGIPVKQFNIADEFRYPEIIKYRPQIATIEQATTEIKVGFIKEAPKLPVCGYNVYHKNRLIRPFWKVTMDGSALGNGVVGVLEANFIEPAHDKQDFERSSLFQRLEARLKKIIYDYWSSHSHVFGYRTPQMPADKSKRIPIPDQPPTVNTFNPFPSPSSQGGPVIREINISNATSVRTVAAPPPHMRNSTGVRNNFQPVQLTPQPAVTDTRNKHVGKSVEEISQENIQLFMKCEEYVKKETEMEQTVRNLEKELEEAKSKCAQLAMLVDAKKKEMQQV is encoded by the exons ATGGCGAAACGTACAGTCGCTGACGTCGTACTTCTCAGTGACAGTGACGACGAAGACATCGGAGTAGTCcgacgaggaggaggaggaggagcgtTTCGGAGGAGATCGGCGTCACTGATGGAGAATCGTCAAGTTTCGAGTGCGATCGCCGATACGACGGTGACTCGTCGAGAAACCCTAGAATGCCGGAGCTTCTGGAAAGCCGGAGATAACTTTGTGATTCCGAGAGCTGTTACTCCTACAGCTCCAG GTATGCTTGAGCATGCTCGTGTTCATCCCAAGTTCCTTCACTCTAATGCCACGTCACACAAATGGGCCTTTGGAG CCATAGCTGAACTACTTGACAATGCTGTTGATGAG ATACAAAACGGTGCAACCTTTGTTAAGATCGATAAGATCGATATTGCAAAGAATAATTCTCCAGCTTTAGTATTCCAAG ATGATGGCGCTGGGATGGATCCCAATGGAATCAGAAAATGCATGAGCTTAGGCTACTCATCAAAGAAGTCTAATACAACTATTGGACAGT ATGGAAATGGTTTCAAGACAAGTACCATGAGACTTGGAGCTGATGCCATTGTTTTTAGTCGCTCAACACGTTCAGG GAAAGCTACTCAAAGCGTTGGCCTTCTGTCTTACACATTCCTTAGAAGAACTGGTCAAGATGATGTCATTGTTCCTATG ATTGATATTGATATATCCAAGGAGCGGCCACAACCAATTATCTATGGATCTTCAGAAGATTGGTCTACCAACCTTGACATTCTTCTCAAATGGTCTCCATTCTCAACAAAGGACGAACTTTTTCAACAG TTTGATGATATTGGAACGCATGGAACAAAAGTAATTATCTACAACTTGTGGCTTAATGATGAAGGAATCTATGAGCTGAGTTTTGACGACGACGATGAA GACATCCGGCTCCGAGATGAAAGTGTCCATGATGGAAAACGGGTGCACGCTAAAGAATTGGAACGGAGATCTCATATTTCATACCACTTACGTTACTCTCTGAGG GCTTACACTTCAATGTTATATCTGGAAAAGttcaaaaacttcaaaattataCTTCGGGGAATCCCTGTCAAGCAGTTCAACATTGCTGATGAATTCAGATATCCTGAAATTATAAAGTACAGGCCCCAGATAGCTACAATTGAGCAA GCTACCACTGAAATCAAAGTTGGATTTATAAAGGAGGCACCTAAACTTCCAGTCTGCGGTTACAATGTCTATCACAAAAACCGTCTTATCCGG CCATTCTGGAAGGTCACTATGGACGGGTCAGCTTTAGGCAATGGTGTTGTAG GAGTTCTTGAAGCAAACTTCATAGAACCAGCTCATGACAAACAAGATTTTGAGAGGTCTTCTTTATTCCAGCGGTTGGAAGCGAGGTTGAAGAAGATTATCTACGATTACtg GAGTAGCCACAGCCACGTTTTCGGGTACAGAACTCCTCAAATGCCTGCAGATAAGTCAAAAAGGATACCGATACCTGATCAACCACCTACTGTCAATACATTCAATCCTTTTCCTTCCCCTTCTTCTCAAGGTGGGCCAGTAATACGCGAAATCAATATTAGTAATGCCACTTCAGTCCGTACAGTTGCCGCTCCACCGCCACATATGAGAAATTCTACTGGTGTAAGAAATAACTTCCAGCCCGTGCAGCTTACTCCTCAACCTGCAGTTACC GATACTAGAAACAAGCACGTTGGCAAGTCAGTGGAGGAGATAAGCCAAGAGAACATACAACTCTTCATGaa GTGCGAGGAATATGTAAAGAAGGAGACTGAAATGGAACAGACT GTAAGGAACTTAGAAAAAGAACTGGAAGAAGCTAAAAGTAAATGTGCACAGCTTGCTATGCTTGTGGATGctaagaagaaggagatgcaACAAGTTTAA
- the LOC103869019 gene encoding protein MICRORCHIDIA 2 isoform X4: MAKRTVADVVLLSDSDDEDIGVVRRGGGGGAFRRRSASLMENRQVSSAIADTTVTRRETLECRSFWKAGDNFVIPRAVTPTAPGMLEHARVHPKFLHSNATSHKWAFGAIAELLDNAVDEIQNGATFVKIDKIDIAKNNSPALVFQDDGAGMDPNGIRKCMSLGYSSKKSNTTIGQYGNGFKTSTMRLGADAIVFSRSTRSGKATQSVGLLSYTFLRRTGQDDVIVPMIDIDISKERPQPIIYGSSEDWSTNLDILLKWSPFSTKDELFQQFDDIGTHGTKVIIYNLWLNDEGIYELSFDDDDEDIRLRDESVHDGKRVHAKELERRSHISYHLRYSLRAYTSMLYLEKFKNFKIILRGIPVKQFNIADEFRYPEIIKYRPQIATIEQATTEIKVGFIKEAPKLPVCGYNVYHKNRLIRPFWKVTMDGSALGNGVVGVLEANFIEPAHDKQDFERSSLFQRLEARLKKIIYDYWSSHSHVFGYRTPQMPADKSKRIPIPDQPPTVNTFNPFPSPSSQGGPVIREINISNATSVRTVAAPPPHMRNSTGVRNNFQPVQLTPQPAVTDTRNKHVGKSVEEISQENIQLFMKCEEYVKKETEMEQTVRNLEKELEEAKSKCAQLAMLVDAKKKEMQQV; encoded by the exons ATGGCGAAACGTACAGTCGCTGACGTCGTACTTCTCAGTGACAGTGACGACGAAGACATCGGAGTAGTCcgacgaggaggaggaggaggagcgtTTCGGAGGAGATCGGCGTCACTGATGGAGAATCGTCAAGTTTCGAGTGCGATCGCCGATACGACGGTGACTCGTCGAGAAACCCTAGAATGCCGGAGCTTCTGGAAAGCCGGAGATAACTTTGTGATTCCGAGAGCTGTTACTCCTACAGCTCCAGGTATGCTTGAGCATGCTCGTGTTCATCCCAAGTTCCTTCACTCTAATGCCACGTCACACAAATGGGCCTTTGGAG CCATAGCTGAACTACTTGACAATGCTGTTGATGAG ATACAAAACGGTGCAACCTTTGTTAAGATCGATAAGATCGATATTGCAAAGAATAATTCTCCAGCTTTAGTATTCCAAG ATGATGGCGCTGGGATGGATCCCAATGGAATCAGAAAATGCATGAGCTTAGGCTACTCATCAAAGAAGTCTAATACAACTATTGGACAGT ATGGAAATGGTTTCAAGACAAGTACCATGAGACTTGGAGCTGATGCCATTGTTTTTAGTCGCTCAACACGTTCAGG GAAAGCTACTCAAAGCGTTGGCCTTCTGTCTTACACATTCCTTAGAAGAACTGGTCAAGATGATGTCATTGTTCCTATG ATTGATATTGATATATCCAAGGAGCGGCCACAACCAATTATCTATGGATCTTCAGAAGATTGGTCTACCAACCTTGACATTCTTCTCAAATGGTCTCCATTCTCAACAAAGGACGAACTTTTTCAACAG TTTGATGATATTGGAACGCATGGAACAAAAGTAATTATCTACAACTTGTGGCTTAATGATGAAGGAATCTATGAGCTGAGTTTTGACGACGACGATGAA GACATCCGGCTCCGAGATGAAAGTGTCCATGATGGAAAACGGGTGCACGCTAAAGAATTGGAACGGAGATCTCATATTTCATACCACTTACGTTACTCTCTGAGG GCTTACACTTCAATGTTATATCTGGAAAAGttcaaaaacttcaaaattataCTTCGGGGAATCCCTGTCAAGCAGTTCAACATTGCTGATGAATTCAGATATCCTGAAATTATAAAGTACAGGCCCCAGATAGCTACAATTGAGCAA GCTACCACTGAAATCAAAGTTGGATTTATAAAGGAGGCACCTAAACTTCCAGTCTGCGGTTACAATGTCTATCACAAAAACCGTCTTATCCGG CCATTCTGGAAGGTCACTATGGACGGGTCAGCTTTAGGCAATGGTGTTGTAG GAGTTCTTGAAGCAAACTTCATAGAACCAGCTCATGACAAACAAGATTTTGAGAGGTCTTCTTTATTCCAGCGGTTGGAAGCGAGGTTGAAGAAGATTATCTACGATTACtg GAGTAGCCACAGCCACGTTTTCGGGTACAGAACTCCTCAAATGCCTGCAGATAAGTCAAAAAGGATACCGATACCTGATCAACCACCTACTGTCAATACATTCAATCCTTTTCCTTCCCCTTCTTCTCAAGGTGGGCCAGTAATACGCGAAATCAATATTAGTAATGCCACTTCAGTCCGTACAGTTGCCGCTCCACCGCCACATATGAGAAATTCTACTGGTGTAAGAAATAACTTCCAGCCCGTGCAGCTTACTCCTCAACCTGCAGTTACC GATACTAGAAACAAGCACGTTGGCAAGTCAGTGGAGGAGATAAGCCAAGAGAACATACAACTCTTCATGaa GTGCGAGGAATATGTAAAGAAGGAGACTGAAATGGAACAGACT GTAAGGAACTTAGAAAAAGAACTGGAAGAAGCTAAAAGTAAATGTGCACAGCTTGCTATGCTTGTGGATGctaagaagaaggagatgcaACAAGTTTAA
- the LOC103869019 gene encoding protein MICRORCHIDIA 1 isoform X1, whose protein sequence is MAKRTVADVVLLSDSDDEDIGVVRRGGGGGAFRRRSASLMENRQVSSAIADTTVTRRETLECRSFWKAGDNFVIPRAVTPTAPGMLEHARVHPKFLHSNATSHKWAFGAIAELLDNAVDEIQNGATFVKIDKIDIAKDNSPALVFQDDGAGMDPDGIRKCMSLGYSSKKSNTTIGQYGNGFKTSTMRLGADAIVFTRSTRGGKSTQSIGLLSYTFLRRTGQDDVVVPMIDIDISSDLPQPIIYGTPEDWSTNLNILLKWSPFSTEDELLQQFEDIGTHGTKVMIYNLWLNDEGVYELSFDDEDEDIRLRDENALTRKGVVAVTLELRSHISYRFRYSLKAYISMLYLKKFKNFKIILRGIPVEQFNIADELRYPETIMYKPHAAAVGYAVTEIKVGFVKEAPKLPVCGFNVYHKNRLIMPFWRVTLSGSTSGNGVVGVLEANFIEPAHDKQDFERSSLFQRLEARLKKITLDYWKSRSEAVGYHPDSRAHKLKRTATPDQPPGDDTFNPSPFPSDKISQGGPLIREISLSKGTSSRAHKSKRTATPDQPPREDTFNPSPLPSDKTSQGGLIIREISFSKGTSSRTVALPPPHMRNFTGVRSNFQPVQLNPQPVQLNPQPVQLNTQPVQLNPQPVQLNPQPAATESGDNLGGETAYKLSEENIQLFLECEEYAKKETEMEQMVRNLEKELEEAKSKYALLARLVNAKKMELQQV, encoded by the exons ATGGCGAAACGTACAGTCGCTGACGTCGTACTTCTCAGTGACAGTGACGACGAAGACATCGGAGTAGTCcgacgaggaggaggaggaggagcgtTTCGGAGGAGATCGGCGTCACTGATGGAGAATCGTCAAGTTTCGAGTGCGATCGCCGATACGACGGTGACTCGTCGAGAAACCCTAGAATGCCGGAGCTTCTGGAAAGCCGGAGATAACTTTGTGATTCCGAGAGCTGTTACTCCTACAGCTCCAGGTATGCTTGAGCATGCTCGTGTTCATCCCAAGTTCCTTCACTCTAATGCCACGTCACACAAATGGGCCTTTGGAG CAATCGCTGAGCTACTTGATAATGCTGTTGATGAG ATACAGAACGGTGCTACTTTTGTCAAGATCGATAAGATTGACATTGCTAAAGATAACTCACCAGCTTTAGTTTTCCAAG ATGATGGAGCCGGGATGGATCCTGATGGGATTAGAAAATGCATGAGCTTAGGCTACTCATCGAAGAAGTCTAATACAACGATTGGACAGT ATGGAAATGGTTTCAAGACAAGTACTATGAGACTCGGAGCTGATGCCATCGTTTTCACTCGCTCAACTCGTGGAGG CAAATCAACCCAGAGCATCGGCCTTCTGTCTTACACGTTCCTCAGGAGAACTGGTCAGGATGATGTGGTTGTTCCTATG ATTGATATTGATATATCCAGTGATCTCCCCCAACCAATTATTTATGGCACTCCCGAAGATTGGTCTACCAACCTTAACATTCTTCTCAAGTGGTCTCCGTTTTCAACAGAGGATGAACTTTTGCAGCAG TTCGAGGATATTGGGACACATGGAACGAAAGTAATGATATACAACTTGTGGCTTAATGATGAAGGAGTATATGAACTGAGTTTTGACGACGAAGATGAG GACATACGGCTCCGAGATGAAAATGCCCTCACCAGGAAAGGGGTTGTCGCTGTGACATTAGAACTAAGATCTCATATCTCATACCGTTTCCGATATTCTCTAAAG GCTTACATATCCATGTTGTATCTCAAAAAGttcaaaaacttcaaaattattctCCGGGGAATCCCTGTGGAGCAATTCAACATTGCTGATGAACTCAGATATCCTGAGACTATAATGTACAAACCTCATGCAGCTGCAGTGGGATAT GCTGTCACTGAAATTAAAGTTGGATTCGTCAAGGAGGCACCTAAACTTCCAGTATGTGGTTTCAATGTCTATCACAAAAACCGTCTCATCATG CCTTTCTGGAGGGTCACTCTGAGCGGTTCGACTAGCGGAAACGGTGTTGTCG GAGTTCTTGAAGCAAACTTCATAGAACCCGCTCACGATAAGCAAGATTTTGAGAGGTCTTCTCTATTCCAGCGGCTGGAGGCGAGGTTGAAAAAGATTACACTAGATTACTg GAAAAGCCGCAGCGAGGCTGTTGGATACCATCCTGACTCACGTGCACACAAGTTGAAGAGGACAGCAACACCTGATCAACCGCCTGGTGACGATACATTCAACCCTTCACCTTTCCCTTCTGACAAAATTAGTCAGGGTGGTCCGCTAATCCGTGAAATCAGTCTTAGTAAAGGCACTTCTAGCCGTGCACATAAGTCGAAGAGGACAGCAACACCTGATCAACCGCCTAGAGAAGATACATTCAATCCTTCACCTTTGCCTTCTGATAAAACTAGTCAAGGTGGTCTGATAATACGTGAAATCAGCTTTAGTAAAGGCACTTCTAGCCGTACAGTTGCTCTTCCACCGCCACATATGAGAAATTTCACGGGTGTAAGAAGTAACTTCCAACCTGTGCAGCTCAATCCTCAACCAGTGCAGCTTAATCCTCAGCCTGTGCAGCTTAATACTCAACCTGTGCAGCTCAATCCTCAACCTGTGCAGCTCAATCCTCAACCTGCAGCTACT GAATCTGGAGACAACCTTGGTGGCGAGACAGCGTATAAGCTAAGCGAAGAGAACATACAACTGTTCCTGGA GTGCGAGGAATATGCAAAGAAAGAGACAGAAATGGAACAGATG GTAAGGAACTTAGAAAAGGAACTGGAAGAAGCCAAAAGTAAATATGCACTACTTGCTCGGCTTGTCAATGCTAAGAAGATGGAGCTCCAACAAGTTTAG
- the LOC103869019 gene encoding protein MICRORCHIDIA 2 isoform X5, with protein MAKRTVADVVLLSDSDDEDIGVVRRGGGGGAFRRRSASLMENRQVSSAIADTTVTRRETLECRSFWKAGDNFVIPRAVTPTAPGMLEHARVHPKFLHSNATSHKWAFGAIAELLDNAVDEIQNGATFVKIDKIDIAKDNSPALVFQDDGAGMDPNGIRKCMSLGYSSKKSNTTIGQYGNGFKTSTMRLGADAIVFSRSTRSGKATQSVGLLSYTFLRRTGQDDVIVPMIDIDISKERPQPIIYGSSEDWSTNLDILLKWSPFSTKDELFQQFDDIGTHGTKVIIYNLWLNDEGIYELSFDDDDEDIRLRDESVHDGKRVHAKELERRSHISYHLRYSLRAYTSMLYLEKFKNFKIILRGIPVKQFNIADEFRYPEIIKYRPQIATIEQATTEIKVGFIKEAPKLPVCGYNVYHKNRLIRPFWKVTMDGSALGNGVVGVLEANFIEPAHDKQDFERSSLFQRLEARLKKIIYDYWSSHSHVFGYRTPQMPADKSKRIPIPDQPPTVNTFNPFPSPSSQGGPVIREINISNATSVRTVAAPPPHMRNSTGVRNNFQPVQLTPQPAVTDTRNKHVGKSVEEISQENIQLFMKCEEYVKKETEMEQTVRNLEKELEEAKSKCAQLAMLVDAKKKEMQQV; from the exons ATGGCGAAACGTACAGTCGCTGACGTCGTACTTCTCAGTGACAGTGACGACGAAGACATCGGAGTAGTCcgacgaggaggaggaggaggagcgtTTCGGAGGAGATCGGCGTCACTGATGGAGAATCGTCAAGTTTCGAGTGCGATCGCCGATACGACGGTGACTCGTCGAGAAACCCTAGAATGCCGGAGCTTCTGGAAAGCCGGAGATAACTTTGTGATTCCGAGAGCTGTTACTCCTACAGCTCCAGGTATGCTTGAGCATGCTCGTGTTCATCCCAAGTTCCTTCACTCTAATGCCACGTCACACAAATGGGCCTTTGGAG CAATCGCTGAGCTACTTGATAATGCTGTTGATGAG ATACAGAACGGTGCTACTTTTGTCAAGATCGATAAGATTGACATTGCTAAAGATAACTCACCAGCTTTAGTTTTCCAAG ATGATGGCGCTGGGATGGATCCCAATGGAATCAGAAAATGCATGAGCTTAGGCTACTCATCAAAGAAGTCTAATACAACTATTGGACAGT ATGGAAATGGTTTCAAGACAAGTACCATGAGACTTGGAGCTGATGCCATTGTTTTTAGTCGCTCAACACGTTCAGG GAAAGCTACTCAAAGCGTTGGCCTTCTGTCTTACACATTCCTTAGAAGAACTGGTCAAGATGATGTCATTGTTCCTATG ATTGATATTGATATATCCAAGGAGCGGCCACAACCAATTATCTATGGATCTTCAGAAGATTGGTCTACCAACCTTGACATTCTTCTCAAATGGTCTCCATTCTCAACAAAGGACGAACTTTTTCAACAG TTTGATGATATTGGAACGCATGGAACAAAAGTAATTATCTACAACTTGTGGCTTAATGATGAAGGAATCTATGAGCTGAGTTTTGACGACGACGATGAA GACATCCGGCTCCGAGATGAAAGTGTCCATGATGGAAAACGGGTGCACGCTAAAGAATTGGAACGGAGATCTCATATTTCATACCACTTACGTTACTCTCTGAGG GCTTACACTTCAATGTTATATCTGGAAAAGttcaaaaacttcaaaattataCTTCGGGGAATCCCTGTCAAGCAGTTCAACATTGCTGATGAATTCAGATATCCTGAAATTATAAAGTACAGGCCCCAGATAGCTACAATTGAGCAA GCTACCACTGAAATCAAAGTTGGATTTATAAAGGAGGCACCTAAACTTCCAGTCTGCGGTTACAATGTCTATCACAAAAACCGTCTTATCCGG CCATTCTGGAAGGTCACTATGGACGGGTCAGCTTTAGGCAATGGTGTTGTAG GAGTTCTTGAAGCAAACTTCATAGAACCAGCTCATGACAAACAAGATTTTGAGAGGTCTTCTTTATTCCAGCGGTTGGAAGCGAGGTTGAAGAAGATTATCTACGATTACtg GAGTAGCCACAGCCACGTTTTCGGGTACAGAACTCCTCAAATGCCTGCAGATAAGTCAAAAAGGATACCGATACCTGATCAACCACCTACTGTCAATACATTCAATCCTTTTCCTTCCCCTTCTTCTCAAGGTGGGCCAGTAATACGCGAAATCAATATTAGTAATGCCACTTCAGTCCGTACAGTTGCCGCTCCACCGCCACATATGAGAAATTCTACTGGTGTAAGAAATAACTTCCAGCCCGTGCAGCTTACTCCTCAACCTGCAGTTACC GATACTAGAAACAAGCACGTTGGCAAGTCAGTGGAGGAGATAAGCCAAGAGAACATACAACTCTTCATGaa GTGCGAGGAATATGTAAAGAAGGAGACTGAAATGGAACAGACT GTAAGGAACTTAGAAAAAGAACTGGAAGAAGCTAAAAGTAAATGTGCACAGCTTGCTATGCTTGTGGATGctaagaagaaggagatgcaACAAGTTTAA